The Virgibacillus dokdonensis genome includes a window with the following:
- the tsaE gene encoding tRNA (adenosine(37)-N6)-threonylcarbamoyltransferase complex ATPase subunit type 1 TsaE: MYEIITNTEETTIDLGEKLALLLSPGDVVTLEGDLGTGKTTFTKGLATGLGVKRHVSSPTFTIIKEYEGELPLYHMDVYRLENSEEDIGFDEYFHGEGITVVEWPQFIASFLPGEYLEVKLASIDEKSRKFTFIPHGYHHEWVVEQLKS, from the coding sequence ATGTATGAAATAATAACAAATACAGAAGAAACAACCATAGATTTAGGCGAAAAGTTGGCTTTGTTATTGAGTCCTGGAGATGTTGTTACGTTAGAAGGCGATCTTGGTACGGGAAAAACTACATTCACAAAAGGCTTAGCTACAGGGCTTGGAGTAAAACGACATGTATCTAGCCCGACATTCACAATTATTAAGGAATATGAAGGTGAATTGCCTCTTTATCATATGGATGTGTATCGGTTGGAAAATAGCGAAGAGGATATAGGTTTTGATGAGTATTTTCATGGAGAAGGAATAACGGTTGTGGAATGGCCGCAATTTATAGCTTCTTTCTTACCAGGAGAGTATTTGGAGGTAAAGCTTGCTAGTATTGACGAAAAATCACGAAAGTTTACCTTTATCCCACATGGTTATCACCATGAATGGGTAGTAGAACAGTTAAAAAGTTAA
- a CDS encoding catalase: MTTAAGAPVADNQNSITAGQRGPTLIQDFHLLEKLAHFNRERIPERIVHAKGAGAYGYFEVTNDEISKYTKADFLSEAGKRTDLFIRFSTVAGELGSADTVRDPRGFSVKFYTNEGNYDLVGNNTPIFFIRDAIKFPDFIHTQKRNPQTHLKDKDMVWDFWSLSPESLHQITYLHGDRGIPATFRHMNGYGSHTFKWVNKDGEAFWIKYHFISEQGVKGLEASLAEKIAGENPDYHIEDLHNAIANEDFPVWKLYVQIMPYEDAKTYKWDPFDVTKVWSKKDYPRIEVGRMILNRNPENYFAEVEQAAFSPGQFVPGIEASPDKMLQGRLFAYSDAHRYRLGVNHHQIPVNRPKAEVNHYQRDGFMAVNGNGGSKPNYEPNSVNGPVEDPTAKIKPFDVYGEADSVPYDSDDHYTQAGDLYRLMSADEKDRLIQAFVDHMKPVTRDKIKLRQIEHFYKADAEWGERIAQGLGLQVPESVKS; this comes from the coding sequence ATGACAACAGCAGCAGGCGCGCCAGTAGCTGATAACCAAAATTCTATTACAGCAGGACAACGTGGTCCTACTCTTATACAAGACTTTCATTTGCTAGAAAAGCTAGCTCACTTTAATAGAGAAAGAATTCCTGAACGTATTGTTCATGCTAAAGGTGCAGGTGCTTATGGCTACTTTGAAGTAACGAACGATGAAATTTCCAAATACACCAAAGCTGATTTTTTAAGCGAAGCAGGTAAACGTACAGATTTATTTATTCGCTTTTCTACAGTAGCAGGTGAATTAGGGTCTGCCGACACGGTTCGTGACCCACGTGGTTTTTCTGTTAAATTTTATACAAATGAAGGAAATTATGATTTAGTTGGCAATAATACACCTATATTTTTCATTAGAGATGCAATTAAGTTCCCTGACTTTATTCATACACAAAAACGAAATCCACAAACACATTTAAAAGATAAAGATATGGTTTGGGATTTCTGGTCACTTTCTCCTGAGTCACTTCACCAAATCACTTACTTGCATGGCGATCGTGGAATCCCTGCAACATTCAGACATATGAATGGCTACGGTAGTCATACATTTAAATGGGTTAATAAAGACGGAGAAGCTTTTTGGATAAAATATCATTTCATTAGTGAACAAGGTGTAAAAGGGCTTGAGGCTTCTTTAGCAGAGAAGATTGCCGGAGAAAATCCAGATTATCATATAGAAGATTTACACAACGCTATTGCAAACGAAGATTTTCCAGTATGGAAGTTATATGTACAAATCATGCCTTATGAAGATGCGAAAACGTATAAATGGGATCCTTTCGACGTAACTAAAGTATGGTCGAAAAAAGATTATCCACGTATTGAGGTTGGAAGAATGATCTTAAATCGCAATCCTGAAAACTATTTTGCTGAGGTCGAACAAGCAGCTTTCTCACCTGGACAATTTGTACCAGGAATTGAAGCTTCTCCAGATAAAATGCTACAAGGACGTCTATTTGCATATTCTGATGCACACCGTTATCGCCTTGGTGTAAACCATCACCAAATTCCGGTTAACCGTCCAAAAGCAGAAGTCAATCATTACCAAAGAGATGGATTTATGGCAGTTAATGGAAATGGCGGATCTAAACCAAACTATGAACCGAATAGTGTAAATGGTCCAGTAGAGGATCCAACAGCAAAAATAAAACCATTTGACGTCTATGGTGAAGCTGATAGTGTACCGTATGACAGTGATGACCATTATACACAGGCTGGAGATTTATATCGTTTAATGTCTGCTGATGAAAAAGATCGTTTAATTCAAGCATTTGTTGATCACATGAAACCCGTAACAAGAGATAAAATAAAACTTCGCCAAATTGAACATTTCTATAAAGCTGACGCTGAATGGGGCGAGCGTATTGCACAAGGGCTTGGACTTCAAGTTCCAGAAAGTGTAAAATCCTAA
- a CDS encoding SprT family protein: protein MIIVNDKELYHFVNDVSLNWFNKPFFHKVKFNHRLRTTGGRYIPAKKMIELNPKYLEEAGEQAFIGIIKHELCHYHLHIEGKGYKHSDRDFKELMSATNSPRFCQPLPSQREYKYIYACKTCHQTFKRQRKMSTNKYRCGKCKGRIALVMEKGI, encoded by the coding sequence ATGATAATAGTAAATGATAAAGAACTATATCACTTCGTAAATGATGTATCCCTTAACTGGTTCAATAAACCATTCTTTCATAAGGTTAAATTCAATCACCGCTTAAGAACGACAGGTGGGAGATATATTCCTGCTAAAAAAATGATTGAATTAAATCCAAAATACTTGGAAGAGGCAGGAGAACAAGCGTTTATAGGGATTATTAAACATGAACTTTGCCATTATCACTTACATATAGAAGGAAAAGGTTATAAGCATAGTGATCGTGATTTTAAAGAATTAATGTCTGCGACAAATTCTCCAAGGTTTTGTCAGCCATTACCTTCGCAGAGAGAATATAAATATATATATGCTTGTAAAACTTGTCATCAAACGTTTAAACGTCAGCGGAAAATGAGTACAAATAAGTATAGATGTGGCAAATGTAAGGGGAGAATAGCTTTAGTAATGGAGAAAGGTATATGA
- the thiL gene encoding thiamine-phosphate kinase — protein sequence MKFGERQVDEFQFINTIKQNYYRQSSVVKGIGDDAAVFRQNTKDIVTAVDTFVEGVHFRKDTMSAYDIGFRALVANISDLAAMGAQPAFYLVSIVFPSHWSPQEVQHIFQGMKAIGRSYNMDLIGGDTVSGNELVLTITVIGYVEKAQARYRHHARAGDIVFVTGTLGDSQAGYHIITNQKKYKDAAYYTERHRRPVPRVDFALGIPRTVRVALNDVSDGIANEAAEIATASDVSMQLFDEAIPVHESFHQFSKSKQYQWKYFGGEDFELIGTVAATNWDILVDTAKRVNLQLTQIGKVFYEPEYNHVYINKGNQQLERLLQKGYNHLK from the coding sequence ATGAAATTTGGTGAGCGACAAGTGGATGAGTTTCAATTTATAAACACAATTAAACAAAATTACTACAGACAGTCATCTGTGGTAAAAGGTATAGGCGATGATGCAGCCGTTTTTCGGCAAAATACAAAAGATATCGTTACTGCTGTTGATACGTTTGTGGAAGGTGTTCATTTTCGAAAAGATACGATGTCTGCTTATGATATTGGTTTTCGTGCTTTAGTGGCAAATATTAGTGATTTAGCTGCTATGGGTGCTCAACCTGCTTTTTATTTGGTTTCCATTGTTTTTCCCAGCCATTGGTCCCCACAAGAAGTGCAGCATATTTTCCAAGGAATGAAGGCAATAGGAAGAAGTTATAATATGGATTTAATTGGGGGGGACACAGTGTCTGGAAACGAACTCGTTTTAACAATTACTGTTATAGGCTATGTTGAAAAAGCACAAGCTCGATATAGACATCATGCCAGAGCTGGTGATATTGTCTTTGTTACGGGAACTTTAGGTGATTCACAAGCTGGTTATCATATTATAACAAATCAAAAGAAGTATAAAGATGCTGCTTATTACACGGAACGCCACCGAAGACCAGTTCCTCGAGTTGATTTTGCTCTTGGGATACCTAGAACAGTTCGCGTTGCGTTAAACGATGTGAGTGATGGTATAGCTAATGAGGCTGCAGAGATAGCAACAGCATCAGATGTAAGCATGCAACTTTTTGATGAAGCCATTCCGGTCCATGAGAGTTTTCATCAGTTTTCTAAGTCTAAGCAGTATCAATGGAAGTATTTTGGCGGAGAGGACTTTGAATTAATAGGTACAGTTGCTGCAACGAATTGGGATATATTAGTTGATACTGCAAAAAGAGTCAATTTACAACTGACGCAAATAGGAAAGGTATTTTATGAACCCGAATATAATCATGTTTACATAAACAAAGGAAATCAGCAATTAGAAAGATTGCTACAAAAAGGGTATAATCACTTAAAGTAG
- a CDS encoding FtsW/RodA/SpoVE family cell cycle protein — protein sequence MSKKQSYYIQTDLISIFILLVCVSLLSIYNAQQLEQYSTNFMLQQAVWFTVGIGIVAAIQYLDMEQIYKASGYIYAFGVFVLLVLLISPESIAPYTNGAKSWFNLRVATIQPSEFTKITTIIYMATVIQKHKEKFIKPSIKSDIKLLIKILAVVAVPVALIMKQPDFGTSMVYLFIAGVIIILSGIHWKILTTLIVSITSVAGATLAFIVKFPDLAKQLVGEGQKYQIDRILTWFDPSQQASDANWHFNQAFMALGSGQLFGKGMGSQEVSFPEAQTDFIFSIIGESFGFVGGALVIFLYFIFLYKLVMIGLSIYSHSPFSAYICFGFMSLLLVHVFQNIGMALGIMPVTGIPLLFISYGGSSVMASMLGFGVIYRIAVENSIQNDYLFK from the coding sequence ATGTCAAAAAAGCAATCCTATTATATACAAACAGATTTAATCTCTATATTTATATTACTTGTATGTGTCAGTTTGCTTTCGATCTATAATGCACAACAGTTAGAACAGTACAGCACAAACTTTATGCTGCAGCAAGCAGTTTGGTTTACGGTCGGAATTGGTATCGTTGCAGCTATACAATACTTAGATATGGAGCAAATATATAAAGCAAGTGGATACATTTATGCATTTGGTGTATTCGTACTCTTGGTGTTACTAATTAGCCCAGAAAGTATTGCACCATATACAAATGGAGCAAAAAGTTGGTTTAATTTAAGGGTTGCTACAATACAACCTTCCGAATTTACAAAAATAACGACCATCATTTATATGGCTACAGTTATTCAAAAGCATAAAGAAAAATTTATTAAACCAAGCATTAAATCCGATATTAAACTGCTTATTAAAATTTTGGCCGTGGTAGCTGTACCTGTGGCACTAATTATGAAGCAACCTGATTTTGGAACGTCAATGGTTTATTTATTTATAGCTGGGGTTATCATTATCCTTTCAGGTATTCATTGGAAAATACTAACGACATTAATTGTGAGTATCACTTCTGTTGCTGGAGCTACGCTAGCTTTTATTGTAAAATTTCCTGATTTAGCAAAGCAGCTAGTCGGCGAGGGACAAAAATATCAAATAGATCGCATACTAACTTGGTTTGATCCATCTCAACAAGCAAGTGATGCAAATTGGCATTTTAATCAAGCTTTTATGGCACTCGGGTCTGGTCAATTGTTTGGTAAAGGAATGGGGAGTCAGGAAGTGTCGTTTCCCGAAGCGCAAACGGATTTTATTTTCTCCATCATCGGGGAGAGTTTCGGCTTCGTTGGCGGCGCACTTGTGATCTTTTTATACTTTATCTTTTTATATAAATTAGTAATGATTGGCTTATCTATTTATAGCCACTCCCCGTTTTCCGCTTATATTTGTTTTGGGTTTATGAGTTTATTGCTTGTTCACGTCTTTCAAAATATTGGTATGGCGCTAGGTATTATGCCGGTAACAGGAATACCGCTACTTTTTATAAGTTATGGAGGTAGTTCTGTAATGGCTTCTATGCTTGGTTTTGGAGTTATTTATCGGATAGCTGTGGAAAACTCTATTCAAAATGATTATTTATTTAAATAG
- a CDS encoding Tex family protein, producing the protein MNQELSLWVANETKVNVPIVNKVIALLEDGNTVPFIARYRKEATGGLDEVQIKSVQDKWNYAVHLAERKQEVLRSIADQGKLTDELQQEIIAATQLQRVEDLYRPYKQKHRTRATIAKEKGLEPLAELVWRQEITTLANEATNYLSEEHELHTVEDALAGVNDIIAEWIADDPGYREYMREETMKRGMVASEVKDREKDEKQVYEMYYDFHEAVRSLVSHRVLALNRGEKEEVLKVTIQPPTERILDFLQQKIVTSSAHADVLELLQHAIEDSYKRLIQPSLEREIRNNLTEKAEQQAIEVFSKNLKSLLLQPPLKGKTILGVDPAFRTGCKLAVVDETGKVHHVGVMYPTAPRKDTAGAKKIVMDLMKQYSIELIAIGNGTASRETEQFIADVIQNQNLSIPYIIVNEAGASVYSASKLAREEFPELQVEERSAVSIARRVQDPLAELVKIDPKSIGVGQYQHDVSQKALNESLTFVVETAVNQVGVNVNTASSSLLQYVSGLSKTVANNIVKRREEEGKFTNRKQLKKIPRLGAKTYEQGIGFLRIMDGEHALDRTPIHPESYAVTEKLLHLIGCSLEDIGADKLKEAIQSINTKEVAKQLEVGESTLHDIVQALTKPERDPRDDFPQPILKKNVLSLEDIEHGMELQGTVRNVVDFGVFVDIGVKQDGLVHISKMSHSFVKHPMDIASVGDVVTVWVEDIDVNKGRIALSMIQEK; encoded by the coding sequence ATGAATCAAGAATTAAGTTTGTGGGTTGCGAATGAAACGAAAGTAAATGTACCCATTGTAAATAAAGTCATTGCTTTACTAGAAGATGGTAACACGGTTCCATTTATTGCCCGTTACCGAAAAGAAGCTACTGGTGGATTAGATGAAGTACAAATTAAATCTGTTCAAGATAAATGGAATTATGCCGTTCACTTAGCGGAAAGAAAGCAGGAAGTTTTACGTAGCATTGCTGATCAAGGGAAGTTAACAGATGAGCTACAGCAGGAAATAATAGCGGCAACGCAATTACAACGGGTGGAAGATTTATACCGTCCTTATAAACAAAAACACCGGACAAGAGCCACGATTGCCAAAGAAAAAGGATTGGAGCCGTTAGCTGAACTTGTTTGGAGGCAAGAAATTACAACGCTGGCTAATGAAGCAACGAACTATCTTTCAGAGGAACACGAGTTACATACCGTAGAAGATGCCTTAGCTGGCGTAAATGATATTATTGCCGAGTGGATAGCTGATGACCCTGGGTATAGAGAATATATGCGTGAAGAGACGATGAAACGAGGTATGGTCGCATCAGAAGTGAAAGATCGTGAAAAAGATGAAAAACAAGTATATGAAATGTATTATGATTTCCATGAGGCAGTTCGTTCTTTAGTATCACACCGGGTTCTCGCGCTTAATCGTGGTGAGAAAGAAGAAGTACTCAAAGTCACCATTCAACCTCCTACAGAACGGATTCTTGACTTTTTACAACAAAAAATAGTAACATCCTCTGCTCATGCTGATGTTTTGGAATTGTTACAACATGCGATTGAAGACAGTTATAAACGTTTAATTCAGCCTTCTTTAGAGCGTGAGATTCGAAACAACTTAACGGAAAAAGCAGAGCAGCAGGCAATAGAAGTGTTTTCCAAAAACTTAAAAAGCCTTTTACTCCAGCCGCCATTAAAAGGGAAAACAATACTGGGGGTAGATCCTGCATTTCGTACAGGTTGTAAGCTAGCCGTTGTGGATGAAACAGGCAAGGTACACCATGTTGGTGTTATGTATCCGACGGCACCAAGAAAAGATACGGCTGGTGCAAAAAAGATTGTTATGGATTTAATGAAGCAGTATTCAATTGAATTGATAGCGATTGGAAATGGCACAGCTTCTCGAGAGACAGAACAATTCATTGCCGATGTCATTCAAAATCAAAACCTATCGATTCCGTATATTATCGTGAATGAAGCAGGAGCAAGTGTGTATTCTGCATCGAAACTTGCGAGAGAAGAATTTCCTGAATTGCAAGTAGAAGAGAGAAGTGCAGTATCCATTGCGCGTCGTGTGCAAGATCCATTAGCAGAATTAGTAAAAATTGATCCAAAATCGATTGGTGTTGGACAATACCAGCATGATGTTAGTCAGAAAGCATTAAATGAATCGTTGACTTTTGTTGTAGAAACAGCAGTTAACCAAGTTGGTGTCAATGTGAATACCGCTTCTTCTTCTTTATTACAATATGTATCCGGATTAAGTAAGACTGTTGCTAATAACATCGTTAAGCGAAGAGAAGAAGAAGGAAAGTTTACGAACCGAAAACAATTAAAGAAAATCCCTCGTCTAGGAGCAAAAACATATGAACAAGGGATTGGTTTTTTACGGATCATGGATGGAGAACATGCTTTAGATCGAACCCCCATCCACCCAGAGAGTTATGCAGTAACGGAAAAGTTACTACATTTAATCGGTTGTTCCCTGGAAGATATTGGTGCAGATAAATTGAAAGAAGCTATTCAATCGATTAATACCAAAGAAGTTGCTAAACAATTAGAAGTAGGGGAATCGACGCTTCATGATATTGTCCAAGCGTTGACAAAGCCGGAGCGTGATCCACGTGATGATTTTCCACAACCAATTTTAAAGAAAAACGTATTATCGCTAGAAGACATTGAACATGGGATGGAATTACAAGGTACGGTACGAAATGTCGTCGATTTCGGCGTGTTTGTAGATATTGGCGTAAAGCAAGATGGGCTTGTTCATATTTCTAAAATGTCACATTCATTTGTGAAACATCCCATGGACATCGCCTCAGTAGGAGATGTTGTTACAGTGTGGGTAGAAGACATTGATGTGAATAAAGGAAGAATTGCATTATCCATGATTCAAGAGAAGTAA
- the tsaB gene encoding tRNA (adenosine(37)-N6)-threonylcarbamoyltransferase complex dimerization subunit type 1 TsaB — protein MNILAMDTSNQVLGVAIQQDDTILGEMVTNLPKNHSVRLMPAIDRLMQEVNMKPEQLDKIVVAKGPGSYTGVRIGLSTAKSMAWALNIPVIGVSSLEVLAYQGRFFNGIISPFFDARRGLAYAGCYRFVNNQLQLFRKEENVAMQDLLEELKSLEKSILFLSPDISIHQEQIISIVGNRAVIPEEQVHVIRPTHLIAAAKEKQVGSTHTLRPNYLRLAEAEAKWLESNKGC, from the coding sequence ATGAATATACTTGCAATGGATACATCGAATCAAGTATTAGGTGTTGCCATTCAACAAGATGATACAATACTAGGTGAAATGGTTACAAATTTACCTAAAAATCATTCCGTTCGATTAATGCCTGCTATAGATAGACTAATGCAGGAAGTAAATATGAAACCAGAACAGTTGGACAAAATAGTAGTAGCTAAAGGGCCAGGTTCTTATACAGGTGTTCGTATAGGATTATCTACAGCAAAATCGATGGCGTGGGCGTTAAATATACCTGTTATTGGCGTATCAAGCTTAGAAGTGCTTGCTTATCAAGGACGTTTTTTTAATGGTATTATTTCCCCTTTCTTTGATGCTAGAAGAGGGTTAGCCTATGCAGGGTGCTATCGTTTTGTAAATAATCAGTTACAACTTTTCAGAAAAGAAGAAAATGTTGCTATGCAGGATTTACTTGAGGAACTTAAAAGCTTGGAAAAATCAATTTTATTTTTAAGTCCAGACATATCCATTCATCAAGAACAAATTATATCAATAGTAGGGAATAGAGCAGTGATCCCAGAAGAGCAGGTTCATGTAATTCGTCCTACGCATTTAATTGCAGCGGCTAAAGAAAAACAAGTAGGGTCTACACATACACTACGTCCTAATTACCTTCGTTTAGCAGAAGCTGAGGCTAAATGGTTAGAAAGTAATAAAGGTTGTTAA
- the tsaD gene encoding tRNA (adenosine(37)-N6)-threonylcarbamoyltransferase complex transferase subunit TsaD, with protein sequence MSKEVVILGIETSCDETAVAIVKNGKKILSNVVSSQIESHKRFGGVVPEIASRHHVEQITYVLEEAMEQAAISWSEIDGIAVTEGPGLVGALLVGVNAAKALAFSKHKPLIGVHHIAGHIYANRLQDEFKFPLLGLIVSGGHTELVIMKAHGEYEVIGETRDDAAGEAYDKVARLLNLPYPGGPEIDKLAKRGEETIDFPRAWLEPDSYDFSFSGLKSSVTNTIHRAKQRGVSLKAEDIAASFQASVVDVLTMKTVRAAKEYHVKQVIVAGGVAANKGLRSSLQQEFANLQIPLQIPPLSLCTDNAAMIAAAGTIAFEQGRRSGLDLNARASMLLK encoded by the coding sequence ATGAGTAAAGAAGTAGTAATATTAGGTATTGAAACAAGTTGTGATGAGACGGCAGTTGCAATTGTCAAGAATGGCAAAAAAATCTTGTCCAATGTCGTTTCATCACAGATTGAAAGCCATAAGCGGTTTGGTGGTGTTGTCCCAGAAATTGCTTCCCGACATCATGTAGAGCAAATTACATATGTTTTAGAAGAAGCTATGGAACAAGCAGCTATTAGTTGGAGTGAAATTGACGGGATCGCTGTAACAGAAGGACCAGGTCTAGTGGGAGCACTGTTAGTTGGTGTGAATGCAGCTAAAGCTCTGGCCTTTAGTAAACATAAGCCATTAATTGGTGTACATCATATAGCAGGTCATATCTATGCAAATCGCTTGCAGGATGAATTTAAATTTCCTTTATTAGGACTGATCGTCTCCGGCGGGCATACAGAGTTAGTAATTATGAAAGCGCATGGTGAGTATGAAGTCATTGGCGAAACAAGAGATGATGCAGCGGGAGAAGCATATGATAAAGTAGCAAGGCTATTAAATCTACCTTATCCAGGTGGTCCCGAAATTGATAAGTTAGCAAAACGAGGAGAAGAAACGATTGATTTTCCAAGAGCTTGGTTGGAGCCAGATAGTTATGACTTCAGTTTTAGTGGATTAAAATCATCGGTTACAAATACAATTCATAGAGCAAAACAACGTGGTGTATCGTTAAAAGCAGAAGATATTGCTGCAAGCTTTCAAGCTAGTGTAGTAGATGTATTAACCATGAAAACAGTACGTGCAGCTAAAGAGTACCATGTAAAACAAGTCATCGTAGCTGGAGGTGTGGCGGCTAATAAAGGGCTTCGATCTTCTTTACAGCAGGAATTTGCCAACTTACAAATCCCTTTACAAATTCCGCCACTTTCTTTATGTACAGACAATGCTGCGATGATTGCAGCTGCTGGTACAATTGCTTTTGAGCAAGGGAGAAGGTCTGGACTAGATTTAAATGCTCGAGCGTCCATGCTGTTAAAGTAA
- the rimI gene encoding ribosomal protein S18-alanine N-acetyltransferase translates to MKQEVNIRKMRVADIDAVMYVEKESFATAWSEEIFKQELVENPYGHYFIIECNGEIVGYVGIWIVFDDAQITNIAILPSQRGRKLGEQLFRHVFKYALIYGVRRLSLEVRKSNIVAQKLYRKFGLVAGGIRKQYYTDNQEDAIVMWVNINE, encoded by the coding sequence ATGAAGCAGGAAGTTAACATAAGAAAAATGCGAGTAGCAGATATTGATGCTGTTATGTATGTGGAGAAAGAATCATTTGCTACAGCTTGGTCAGAGGAAATTTTTAAACAGGAGCTTGTTGAAAATCCATATGGCCATTATTTTATTATTGAATGTAATGGAGAGATTGTCGGTTATGTAGGCATATGGATTGTCTTTGATGATGCACAAATAACCAATATTGCTATTTTGCCATCTCAGCGTGGAAGAAAATTAGGTGAACAGCTTTTCCGACATGTATTTAAATATGCACTTATCTATGGAGTGCGTCGTTTATCATTAGAGGTGCGAAAGTCTAATATTGTTGCTCAAAAGCTCTATCGCAAATTTGGGCTTGTAGCTGGTGGCATTAGAAAGCAATATTATACAGATAATCAGGAGGACGCAATTGTGATGTGGGTGAATATAAATGAGTAA